A stretch of Thermomicrobium roseum DSM 5159 DNA encodes these proteins:
- a CDS encoding Hsp20/alpha crystallin family protein, protein MLERWNPVAEAERMLTEMNRLMSEVFERPLVRARLVAWRPATDVYETGDALVIRLAVPGARPEDLEVTVEQNVVTIRGQYGYRLSEEEAKQATWYRREIASGEFAESITLPVPVNIEDAKATVENGIITLTFPKAEEARVKRIPIQVAR, encoded by the coding sequence ATGTTGGAGCGGTGGAACCCCGTCGCGGAGGCAGAGCGGATGCTGACCGAGATGAACCGGTTGATGTCGGAAGTCTTCGAGCGACCGCTCGTGCGGGCACGACTGGTTGCCTGGCGGCCAGCGACCGATGTCTACGAGACGGGTGATGCGCTGGTCATCCGCTTGGCGGTACCCGGAGCGAGGCCGGAGGACCTGGAGGTCACGGTCGAGCAGAACGTGGTCACGATCCGCGGGCAGTACGGTTACCGGCTGAGCGAGGAGGAAGCAAAGCAAGCGACCTGGTACCGGCGGGAGATCGCGAGCGGTGAGTTCGCTGAGAGCATCACGCTGCCCGTGCCGGTCAACATCGAGGATGCTAAGGCAACGGTCGAGAACGGGATCATCACGCTGACCTTCCCGAAGGCTGAGGAAGCGCGCGTCAAGCGGATCCCGATCCAGGTGGCACGGTGA
- a CDS encoding BMP family ABC transporter substrate-binding protein translates to MADETRMFGRTLSRRAVLRGVAAGLALPAVSALLAACGGQATPTPAPAPAQTPAAAQTPAAAATPEAKPVTLAILHFSVIEGTTWSGAHDRAGKRLAEKYPNLKYIYREQVGPDQTVPFAEEMIAKEQADIIVGNAEFIGMPLLDIVDKYPDKIFVAVTTSDLTTRPNFIRIFPRQYQSLYLEGLIAAALTKTGNVGIVSAYPNLQVLRRQAGFVLGVQEAAKKLNKDVKVHIKYVGDWYLPAEERAVAETLATQYNCDVLTQQTDSGSTLDVCKARGLWFVGKDMDTVCFYKWATTDTVAISFDTRWEVIYDKIIQAFLKGEKPPEIIFPGMESSITLADGTEVTTTDIMNDCKVGVDAISPKARDLLPKEIIDLVAERREGMRKGTFDPFTEHALVSNGTGLEVEGLPIPPKGTVVKKAGEKPTDEFLLQKINFDLDGVNILP, encoded by the coding sequence ATGGCTGACGAGACCCGGATGTTTGGGCGGACACTTTCCCGACGCGCTGTTTTGCGGGGGGTGGCAGCCGGACTAGCGCTACCTGCAGTGAGCGCGCTCCTGGCTGCGTGCGGCGGTCAAGCCACGCCGACACCAGCCCCTGCGCCGGCACAGACACCGGCTGCGGCCCAAACCCCGGCAGCAGCGGCGACACCGGAGGCGAAGCCGGTCACGTTGGCGATCCTGCACTTCAGCGTGATCGAAGGAACCACCTGGTCCGGAGCCCATGACCGGGCGGGCAAGCGACTGGCTGAGAAGTACCCGAACCTGAAATACATCTACCGCGAGCAGGTCGGGCCCGACCAGACCGTTCCCTTCGCCGAGGAGATGATCGCCAAGGAGCAGGCCGACATCATCGTCGGCAATGCCGAGTTCATCGGGATGCCACTGCTGGATATCGTCGATAAGTACCCCGACAAGATCTTCGTCGCGGTGACGACCAGCGACCTGACCACGCGGCCCAATTTCATCCGCATCTTCCCGCGACAGTACCAATCGCTCTACCTCGAGGGGCTGATCGCAGCCGCGCTCACCAAGACGGGGAACGTCGGGATCGTCTCGGCCTATCCGAACCTGCAGGTGTTGCGACGACAAGCCGGCTTCGTGCTGGGTGTGCAGGAAGCAGCCAAGAAGCTCAATAAGGATGTGAAGGTTCATATCAAATACGTCGGTGACTGGTACCTGCCGGCCGAAGAGCGAGCCGTCGCCGAGACGTTGGCTACCCAGTACAACTGCGACGTGCTTACCCAGCAGACCGACTCGGGTTCGACGCTCGACGTGTGCAAGGCACGCGGGCTCTGGTTCGTCGGCAAGGACATGGACACCGTCTGCTTCTACAAGTGGGCGACCACCGACACGGTAGCCATTTCCTTCGATACTCGGTGGGAGGTCATTTACGATAAGATCATCCAGGCTTTCCTGAAGGGGGAGAAGCCACCGGAAATCATCTTCCCGGGCATGGAGTCGTCGATCACGCTGGCCGACGGGACCGAGGTCACGACGACCGACATCATGAACGACTGCAAGGTCGGCGTCGATGCGATCAGCCCGAAGGCCCGGGACCTGCTCCCGAAGGAGATCATCGACCTGGTCGCGGAGCGGCGCGAGGGGATGCGCAAGGGAACCTTCGATCCCTTCACGGAGCACGCACTGGTGAGCAACGGGACAGGGCTGGAGGTTGAGGGGCTACCCATCCCGCCGAAGGGGACCGTGGTCAAGAAAGCTGGAGAGAAGCCGACCGACGAGTTCCTGCTCCAGAAGATCAACTTCGATCTGGACGGCGTCAACATCCTGCCCTGA
- a CDS encoding ABC transporter permease, whose product MRAVIGNYTIRIERRADLRWWHTVVASVLAILVSLFLVGFAFLRAGADPLEVYREIIAYAFVSSFGLPQTINRATFVLLAAFALIVPLRAGLWNIGMPGQLYAATLAAFGVAYAFGAKASVNAQLNGAIVIPLMVIAGLIASGLYGAIAGFLRGRLQVNEIVTTMMLNWAMLWIVAHMIREGGPFMGRTAEGEGFTLPTAIRMPQILGLPLTVYAAVLLALVLTWFLAKTTLGYRIRTFGESPRAAEYAGIDATRISTLVFVLGGMFAGLAGLHYFTGVPGVYKIPKNYGEFADFSFYGLITGLIARNNPIAAIPVAILFGGVSGGARFMQGKLRLAFGIDYALLGVLMIMMVAFQALAQYSVRIERAVTAPARQVGLERGESRVESPRH is encoded by the coding sequence ATGAGGGCAGTCATCGGAAATTACACGATACGGATCGAGCGACGCGCTGACCTGCGCTGGTGGCATACGGTCGTGGCCTCGGTTCTCGCGATCCTCGTTTCCCTCTTCCTGGTCGGTTTTGCCTTCCTTCGGGCCGGAGCCGACCCGCTCGAGGTCTATCGGGAGATCATCGCTTACGCGTTCGTGAGCTCCTTTGGTTTGCCACAGACGATCAACCGGGCAACTTTCGTCCTGCTGGCCGCCTTCGCATTGATCGTGCCGCTGCGGGCCGGCCTTTGGAACATCGGGATGCCTGGGCAGCTGTATGCCGCGACGCTCGCGGCCTTCGGGGTCGCCTACGCCTTCGGTGCCAAGGCATCGGTGAACGCTCAGCTCAACGGAGCGATCGTCATCCCACTGATGGTCATCGCGGGTCTGATCGCGAGCGGACTGTACGGAGCGATCGCGGGATTCCTGCGCGGGCGTCTCCAAGTGAACGAGATCGTCACGACCATGATGCTCAACTGGGCTATGCTGTGGATCGTCGCCCACATGATCCGCGAAGGTGGCCCCTTCATGGGTCGAACAGCGGAAGGCGAGGGCTTCACCTTGCCCACTGCGATCCGCATGCCTCAGATACTGGGGCTGCCGCTGACCGTTTATGCGGCGGTGCTCCTCGCGCTCGTCTTGACCTGGTTCCTGGCCAAGACGACGTTGGGCTATCGCATCAGGACGTTCGGGGAGAGCCCCCGCGCAGCCGAGTACGCGGGGATCGACGCGACTCGGATCAGTACTCTCGTCTTCGTCCTGGGCGGCATGTTCGCTGGACTCGCGGGTCTCCATTACTTCACTGGCGTGCCGGGGGTTTACAAGATTCCCAAGAACTACGGTGAGTTCGCCGATTTCAGCTTCTACGGCTTGATCACCGGATTGATCGCACGCAATAACCCGATCGCTGCCATTCCGGTGGCGATCCTGTTCGGCGGCGTTTCGGGTGGAGCGCGTTTCATGCAGGGCAAGCTCCGCCTGGCCTTCGGGATCGATTACGCTCTGCTCGGTGTGTTGATGATCATGATGGTCGCCTTCCAGGCGTTGGCACAGTATTCGGTGCGGATCGAGCGGGCGGTGACCGCGCCTGCTCGGCAGGTGGGGCTGGAGAGGGGCGAGAGCCGTGTCGAGTCTCCTCGTCATTAG
- a CDS encoding flagellar biosynthetic protein FliO, which translates to MPRLPLLSRLPRQWAVLAFVFLFALLAGLAWSVTRSPGPAAPAPTAPAGEFLARGYAELAEQPTGASPGGSLWDLFAAMLVPTVIVVVAAYATIRVLRSLNRRVAASVSQSQLLELVDTLSLAGSGVIHIVRVGERFLLVGAGHAGLSLLGELRPDEIALLREQRATSPLAQAIVPPFRDLLQSRLPRSWRVLESTPEETRSASPGPEPVQRFGFVPESAESAKQ; encoded by the coding sequence ATGCCTCGTCTACCTCTCCTCTCCCGTCTCCCTCGCCAGTGGGCCGTCCTCGCGTTCGTCTTCCTGTTCGCCCTCCTCGCCGGTCTGGCCTGGTCAGTCACCCGTTCGCCGGGCCCGGCCGCACCGGCCCCGACTGCTCCCGCCGGCGAGTTCCTCGCACGCGGCTATGCGGAGTTGGCCGAGCAGCCAACCGGTGCCTCACCTGGTGGTTCGCTCTGGGATCTCTTCGCGGCGATGCTCGTCCCGACCGTGATCGTCGTCGTCGCTGCCTATGCCACGATCCGCGTCCTTCGCTCACTCAACCGCCGCGTCGCCGCGAGCGTCTCGCAGTCCCAGCTCTTGGAACTGGTCGATACGTTGTCGCTGGCGGGCAGCGGTGTGATCCATATCGTCCGGGTGGGCGAACGCTTTCTCCTGGTCGGGGCTGGGCATGCCGGCCTCTCGCTCCTCGGGGAGCTGCGACCGGACGAGATCGCCCTCTTGCGCGAGCAGCGCGCGACTTCGCCTCTCGCCCAAGCCATCGTCCCGCCTTTCCGCGATCTCCTGCAGTCTCGGCTACCGCGATCGTGGCGCGTCCTGGAATCGACACCCGAGGAGACCAGGTCAGCATCCCCCGGCCCAGAGCCGGTTCAGCGCTTCGGCTTCGTCCCCGAGTCAGCCGAATCGGCCAAGCAGTGA
- a CDS encoding ABC transporter permease — MSSLLVISLAAAAVFAIAALGELLEQRAGILNVGLEGVMLLSGTFGFIAAKTSGSYLQGFTIAILTGALVGLLHGFFSITLGSNQVVNGMAIWILGFGLTTYIGYPYTGPLGLKPFPTLGGLPTFFVVALVLAVAIWFLLFKTHLGLKLRSVGENPSVAEASGISVTGMRYLAAALAGMLVGLGGAVYSLVYNPVWSYNYLQGWGFIALALVFFSLWNPFLVVVGAIFFGILWQLSLYPELLFPNIFSRYIWRAMPFIITILVFILLSTRWFRLRWGATKPEALGIAYERQG, encoded by the coding sequence GTGTCGAGTCTCCTCGTCATTAGTCTCGCAGCGGCGGCTGTTTTCGCCATCGCAGCGCTCGGGGAACTGCTCGAGCAGCGGGCAGGAATCCTGAACGTGGGCCTCGAGGGTGTGATGCTTCTCAGTGGGACCTTCGGCTTCATCGCTGCCAAAACGAGCGGGAGCTACCTCCAAGGGTTCACGATCGCCATCCTGACTGGTGCGCTGGTCGGGCTCCTGCACGGCTTCTTTTCCATCACTCTGGGGAGCAATCAAGTCGTCAATGGGATGGCGATCTGGATTCTCGGCTTCGGGCTCACGACGTACATCGGCTATCCCTACACCGGGCCGCTGGGGCTCAAACCGTTCCCGACCCTCGGCGGGCTTCCCACGTTCTTCGTCGTAGCGCTGGTGCTGGCGGTCGCCATCTGGTTTCTCCTCTTCAAGACGCACCTCGGGCTCAAGCTCCGCTCGGTCGGTGAAAATCCCTCCGTCGCGGAGGCATCGGGCATCTCCGTCACGGGGATGCGCTATTTGGCAGCCGCGCTGGCCGGTATGCTGGTCGGGCTGGGGGGTGCCGTTTACTCGCTCGTCTACAACCCGGTGTGGAGCTACAACTATTTGCAGGGCTGGGGATTCATCGCACTGGCACTGGTCTTCTTCTCGCTCTGGAACCCGTTCCTGGTCGTCGTCGGCGCGATTTTCTTCGGGATCCTCTGGCAGCTTTCGCTCTATCCGGAACTCCTGTTCCCGAACATCTTCTCGCGCTACATCTGGCGAGCGATGCCGTTCATCATCACGATCCTCGTCTTCATCCTGCTTTCCACTCGCTGGTTCCGTCTCCGCTGGGGCGCGACCAAGCCGGAGGCACTGGGGATCGCCTACGAGCGTCAGGGCTGA
- a CDS encoding ABC transporter ATP-binding protein → MGGDGAGRIVLEARGITKRFGTVVANDHVDLTIRAGELHAILGENGAGKTTLMRILFGELQPDEGELYLNGQRVHFRSPRDALRQGIGMVHQERKLIPAHTALENIVLGHPKTRPILNLKEAERDVQALCERYGFRIPLHAKVWQLSEGEKQIVEIIKELYHGARILILDEPTSVLSPPEIVKLLESLTKMAKEDLAVIPFITHKLPVVLEYCDRVTILRRGRVVAEMETRQATEQTLASAMVGREVMLQLERVEVPLGEPVVQVQDLWVRDDRGLFAVQGLSFEIRTGEIFGIAGVAGNGQEPLAEALAGLRPVERGSITLSGRDITRAPVLERWRQGLGYIPTERRDVGSIPNFSLVDNVLLNYHFEPEFSQWGVLATGRARALTERILQEYSVVAAGPDAPARSLSGGNLQKVILGRVLSRRPRFLIACLPTHGLDVGAAEFVQQRLLDAKREGMAILLISEDLDEILALSDRIAAIYEGQFTGIVSAREATKELVGELMAGLRRERV, encoded by the coding sequence ATGGGTGGGGACGGAGCTGGGCGCATCGTGTTGGAAGCGCGGGGGATCACCAAGCGCTTCGGAACGGTCGTCGCCAACGATCACGTCGATCTCACCATCCGGGCTGGCGAACTCCACGCCATTCTCGGCGAGAACGGCGCCGGCAAGACAACGCTCATGCGTATCCTCTTTGGTGAACTCCAGCCGGACGAGGGAGAACTTTACCTGAACGGGCAGCGTGTCCACTTCCGCAGCCCGCGCGATGCGCTCCGCCAGGGGATCGGAATGGTTCACCAGGAACGGAAGCTGATCCCAGCGCACACCGCGTTAGAAAACATCGTGCTGGGCCACCCCAAGACGCGACCGATCCTGAACTTGAAAGAGGCCGAGCGTGACGTGCAGGCTCTCTGCGAGCGCTACGGTTTCCGCATCCCGCTACATGCCAAGGTCTGGCAACTCTCGGAGGGTGAGAAACAGATCGTCGAGATCATCAAGGAACTCTACCATGGTGCGCGCATTTTGATCCTGGACGAGCCGACCTCCGTGCTGTCCCCACCGGAGATCGTCAAGCTACTGGAATCGCTCACCAAGATGGCCAAGGAAGACCTGGCCGTCATCCCCTTCATCACGCACAAGCTCCCAGTCGTGCTGGAGTACTGTGACCGGGTCACCATTTTGCGTCGCGGCCGCGTCGTGGCGGAGATGGAGACGCGCCAAGCGACCGAGCAAACGCTGGCTTCAGCGATGGTGGGGCGCGAGGTCATGCTCCAGCTGGAGCGGGTCGAGGTGCCTCTCGGTGAGCCGGTCGTGCAAGTGCAGGACCTGTGGGTACGCGACGACCGTGGCCTCTTCGCCGTGCAAGGACTTTCCTTCGAGATCCGCACGGGCGAGATCTTCGGCATCGCCGGTGTGGCGGGAAACGGCCAAGAGCCGCTGGCGGAAGCATTGGCTGGCCTGCGACCGGTCGAGAGAGGCTCGATCACGCTGAGTGGGCGAGACATCACGCGAGCACCGGTGCTTGAGCGCTGGCGGCAGGGACTGGGCTACATCCCCACCGAGCGGCGCGACGTCGGATCGATCCCGAACTTTTCGCTGGTCGACAACGTGCTGCTCAATTATCACTTCGAGCCGGAGTTCTCGCAGTGGGGCGTGCTTGCGACTGGTCGGGCTCGCGCGCTGACGGAGCGGATCCTCCAGGAATACAGCGTGGTCGCGGCTGGACCGGATGCGCCGGCTCGCTCGCTCTCCGGTGGGAACCTGCAGAAGGTGATCCTGGGGCGGGTTCTCTCGCGCCGGCCGCGTTTTCTCATCGCTTGTCTGCCGACACATGGGCTGGATGTGGGAGCAGCCGAGTTCGTCCAGCAACGCCTGCTGGACGCCAAACGGGAAGGAATGGCGATCCTGTTGATCTCGGAAGACTTGGACGAGATCCTGGCGCTCAGCGACCGGATCGCGGCCATCTACGAAGGACAGTTCACCGGCATCGTATCCGCACGCGAGGCTACCAAGGAACTCGTCGGTGAGCTGATGGCTGGACTGCGACGGGAGCGCGTATGA
- the fliN gene encoding flagellar motor switch protein FliN, which yields MADRDDTLNRGQEPSSVRPPETPIQEARFVDLRDQPIGNGRQGIDFLRDVEVELTAELGSARMRIKHILGLRPGSVVELDRLAGEPVELTINKTLIARGEVVVVDEKFAVRITEIVSPEKRLAEGGGT from the coding sequence ATGGCCGACCGTGACGACACCCTGAACCGCGGCCAGGAGCCCAGCTCGGTTCGGCCTCCCGAAACCCCGATCCAGGAGGCGCGCTTCGTCGACCTGCGCGATCAGCCGATCGGCAACGGTCGCCAGGGCATCGATTTCTTGCGTGACGTGGAAGTCGAGCTGACTGCTGAACTCGGTTCGGCTCGCATGCGCATCAAGCACATCCTCGGTCTGCGGCCCGGTTCGGTCGTCGAACTCGATCGCCTCGCTGGTGAGCCGGTTGAGCTGACCATCAACAAGACGCTGATCGCTCGCGGCGAGGTCGTGGTCGTCGACGAAAAGTTCGCCGTCCGCATCACCGAGATCGTCTCGCCCGAGAAGCGGCTGGCGGAGGGTGGCGGCACGTGA
- a CDS encoding BON domain-containing protein, translating to MARVRTDEEIHQDVLDELDWDPEVDAKDVGVTVHDGVVTLTGTVDSFLKKWAAERAALRVEGVRAVVNHIEVVPRGLGVRTDEDIARAVATALEENPAIPHERIKIRVEEGRVTLEGEVDWHYQRREAEETARRITGVKSVINLITVRQPTVAPEDIKRQIEQAFVRHAEIDAENIQVRVEEGGHVILSGTVRSWAERKEAEEAAWRAPGVTKVTNLIRVQVP from the coding sequence ATGGCACGGGTACGGACCGACGAGGAGATCCATCAGGACGTCCTGGACGAGCTCGATTGGGACCCGGAGGTCGACGCCAAGGACGTTGGCGTGACGGTTCATGACGGCGTGGTCACGCTGACTGGAACCGTCGACAGCTTCTTGAAGAAGTGGGCTGCAGAGCGGGCGGCCTTGCGGGTCGAAGGGGTGCGCGCGGTCGTCAACCATATCGAGGTGGTTCCACGTGGTCTGGGCGTACGGACGGACGAGGACATCGCCCGGGCGGTGGCGACAGCGCTGGAAGAGAACCCGGCGATTCCGCACGAGCGGATCAAGATCCGGGTCGAAGAAGGCCGGGTGACGCTGGAGGGCGAGGTCGACTGGCACTACCAGCGACGCGAAGCCGAGGAGACGGCGCGGCGCATCACTGGCGTCAAGTCAGTGATCAACCTGATCACGGTGCGGCAGCCGACGGTCGCACCAGAAGACATCAAGCGGCAGATCGAGCAGGCCTTCGTGCGCCATGCCGAGATCGATGCCGAGAACATCCAGGTGCGCGTCGAAGAAGGTGGACACGTGATCCTCTCCGGGACGGTGCGTTCCTGGGCCGAGCGCAAGGAGGCCGAGGAGGCAGCCTGGCGCGCACCAGGCGTTACCAAGGTGACCAACTTGATCCGCGTCCAAGTACCGTGA